The genomic segment AGTTTGAACGCCGGGTGCGCGGCCGGGCATGAGTGCCGCGTCCCTGCATAGGTGCGGTTCTCGACGTGTCCGAACGACCACGACAACGGAAATTTTACCCCCCGTTGTCGGAAAAGATCACCTCAGAACGCGGCGATGTCACATCCAATCCTGACCGGCCGGTTCATCCCGATGGGATCAGAATTTTATTACGCCCGGCAGCGGACGGAATTCCGACCGTTGTTCCGGACCCGCGCTGGTCACTGGCGACGCCCGGCTCACGGTTGCGGCGGCGGAAGGCTGACGCGGAAGAGAGCTTCGGTCACGGCCCGGCGCACGTCCGGGTCCGGATCGGAGCGGACCAGTGCCAGGTCCTGCGCCGCGACCGCGGCGAACGGCCCCAGCCGGGCCAGCGCGCGGGCCGCGAGGAGCCGGATGCCCGGGTCCGGGTCCACCAGGTCGGTCGCGATCGCCCGGACGAGGTCGTCCGACGGGCGCCCGTTCGGATCGATCCGCCGCAACGCCCCGATCACGGTCCGCCGCACGTCGCCGTCGGGATCGGCGAGGGCCGCGTTGAGGGCGGGGAGGGCCGCCCGCGCCGTCGGCCCGAGGTCGGCGAGCGCCTTCGCCGCCCGCAACCGGATACTGGCGTCCCGGCTCGACAACTGCTGGCCCAGTACGCCGATCTCCTGCGAATCGGACGCGTTCAGGATCAGGTCCGTCGCCACCTTCACCGCCTGGTCCACGTCCAGGGTCCGGTGCGTCGATTGGGCGAGCGTCGGTAGGGCCACCTTCGAAGCCGCGCCGATCTGGCCGAGGGCCTCGACGATCGCCTCCTGGAGCGGTTCCTGCTCGTTGCCGCGGAGCCGGGCGAGCACGGCGACCAGATCCGGCACCGCCGCCGACGCCCGCGCCCCCAACTTGTAGAGGGTGCGGGCCGCCTCGACGCGGGCCGCCGTCGGCAGCCGGAAATCGCGCACCAGCCCCGACAACCGGCGGGCCATCGCGTCATCGACCTCGTCCGCCCGCGCCGCGGGGCCGAGCCCCAGCGCGCCCGCCAAAACCAGTACGTACCGCATCCGCTGTGCCTCCGCTCGTGCTACCGTTCATCATCGGCTCCCGGACCGCCGGAAGGTGCCCACCGGCCCCGCCGCAGCGGCGGACAGACGCGCCGGGCGCATGCCGCCGCTGGAAGAATCGGTCCCCGTTCCGTTCCGAGCAAATTCCGACCGGGCGCTTCGATAAATACCGACACGGACGCATTCTGCCTTTAGCGCTGTAGGTGACCAGTGGTCGTAATCGGCGGCTCCTTGATGGTGCTGATCTCGGTCCTCGTCGGCTTCAGCATGGCCGGGGGCAAGATCGGCGCGCTCATCCACCTGTCCGAGTTCGTGACCATCGGCGGGGCGACGCTCGGCGCGCTGATCATCATGGCCCCGGTGAAGGTCATCAAAGACCTGATCCGCGGGATCATGCAAACCCTGAAAGGTTCCGCTTACGGCAAAGCCACATGTACGGAACTGTTTAAACTCCTGTACGGCCTGGCCCGGCTGGTCCGTCAGGAGGGGCTGCTGGCGCTCGACACGCACGTGACCAAGCCGCACGAGAGCGCGCTGTTCCAGCAGTACCCGAAGGTGAGCAAGAACCACCACGCGAGCCACTTCCTGTGCGACGCGCTGGCGATGATCATCGACGGGACCGTCGAGAGCGGGCAGCTGAACGAGTGGCTGGAGCAGGAAATCAAGGTCGTCGAGCGCGAGCACCACGCGGCGACCGGGGCGCTAGCGAAGACGGCCGACGGGCTCCCGGGCTTCGGGATCGTGGCCGCGGTGCTCGGGATCGTCGTGACGATGGCATCGATCGGCGGCCCGGTGGACGAGATCGGTTACAAGGTCGGTGCGGCCCTCGTCGGCACGTTCCTCGGCATCCTCATGGCCTACGGCTTCTTCGCCCCGCTCGCCGCCCGGATGGAGGCGCTGGGCGAACAGGAGCTCCAGTTCTTCCGCGCCCTGGCGGTCGGGGTGGTCGCGATCAACGACGGCGTCAGCCCCAAGGACGTAGTCGTGCGGGCCCGGCGCATTGTCGGTACCGACTGTCGGCCCAGCCAGGCCGAACTGAAGGACATGTTCGGTTAATTTTAATCAACCCCCTTGCCGGCAAGGGGTTATGTCTCGACCCTGTGGATTCTGTCCGGCGGGGCTCATCCTCAAACCCGGCGCGGCCGGCGGGAGTGGACCGTGGCTAAGGGCGGCGGCGGATCGTGGAAGGTGGCATACGCGGACTTCGTGACCGCGATGATGGCGTTCTTCCTGGTCATGTGGATCGGCGCCCAGGACGTGAAGGTCCGGCAGTCGGTGGCCAACTACTTCGTCGATCCGTCCGGGGTCAGTAAGGCGCCCAAGTCCGGCGGCATTCACGAGATCCCGTCCCCCGGACCGGTGGCGGGCGAATCGAAAGTGAACACGGGGGCCGGCACACGCGCCCCGGGCGGCGAAACGCCCAGCCCGGCGACCGCGGCCGTCTTGAGCTGGATCCGCTCGGACACCAAACGGATGGCGTACTGGAAGCAACAGGCCGAGCGGTGCCGCCAGGCCGCCGCGACAAAGGACGTCAAGAACCAGACGAAAACGCCCGAAGAAGTCGCCACGCAGCAGCTCGCCACGCTCCTCGCCACGGAGATCCAAGCGGCTATTCCGAAAGACATGCCCGACGTGTATAAAGACCTGTTGTTTGGGTCGTTCAAGGAAATCAACTGGAACCAGGTTGCTGAAGACGTGATGCTCACCTAGCGCGGCGGGGCGGGCCGCGGTCGAACTTGTTCGGCCCGGCCGCCGAGGGTATACCGCCGGTCCGGATCACCCCTTCGTGAGGGCAGGAGCATGACAGTCCGCGTGTGGCGGTGGCTGATCTTCACGGCAGTGGTCGCCCCCTGCTTCGGGATCGCGAGCGGAGCGCCACCCGCACCGGACCGGAAGTCGGGCGGCGAAGACCCGAGCGTCGAACGGGCGCGCTTGCAGGCGAAGCTGCTCAAGATGCTCGAGACCATGAGCCCCCCGCCCACGTCCTACCCGCCCGCACCGGCGCCGGGGGCGGCAAAGGGGCCAACGAAAACCGAGACGGGGAGCGGGGGAAGCAAGAGTATCGATCCGATCCGCGAGGCCACTAACTATTTCAGGGACAACGACTTCGAAGGGGCACGCCGGACCTTCCAGTTGATCGACCCGGCCACGCTGGGGGCCGAAGACCGAGCTTACGTCCGGTACATGCTCGCGTGTAGTTGCCGGCGGATGGGCAAGATCACGGAAGCCACAGACTACTACCGAGAGGTCGCAAACAGTACAGCCGATGAATTTCTCGCAAACTGTGCCGTTTGGCAGTTGTCTCTCATAAAGGCGGACCAGGAACTTCAGGCTCAACTCGAACAACTTCGCTCCCGCGCGAAAAATAAGTGATTCGCGCGCGACTTTTTCTATTTGTTCCACTTCCCCTCGCTCTTTGGGCGATTCTGGTGTTACAAGAAATGCGTGCGACAGTCGCCGGTGCTGCGAAACTGATCGCAGAAATCGGCGTTCGGTTCAAGTCGGGCGATTCGGCTCTTGAGCTGATTCGGCGACTGGAAACCGAACTCGCGACCCTGTTCCGACTCTCGGCCGGTAAGGTCCACGACCTCCCGGACGATCTGCGGACCGAGATCGCGCAGCTCCTCGCACGCGTGCAAGCGACCGTCGCGATCGGCGACGACTGGCTCGCCCGAACCGGCCCCGAACTTGCAACCC from the Frigoriglobus tundricola genome contains:
- the motA gene encoding flagellar motor stator protein MotA, whose translation is MVVIGGSLMVLISVLVGFSMAGGKIGALIHLSEFVTIGGATLGALIIMAPVKVIKDLIRGIMQTLKGSAYGKATCTELFKLLYGLARLVRQEGLLALDTHVTKPHESALFQQYPKVSKNHHASHFLCDALAMIIDGTVESGQLNEWLEQEIKVVEREHHAATGALAKTADGLPGFGIVAAVLGIVVTMASIGGPVDEIGYKVGAALVGTFLGILMAYGFFAPLAARMEALGEQELQFFRALAVGVVAINDGVSPKDVVVRARRIVGTDCRPSQAELKDMFG
- a CDS encoding HEAT repeat domain-containing protein, with protein sequence MRYVLVLAGALGLGPAARADEVDDAMARRLSGLVRDFRLPTAARVEAARTLYKLGARASAAVPDLVAVLARLRGNEQEPLQEAIVEALGQIGAASKVALPTLAQSTHRTLDVDQAVKVATDLILNASDSQEIGVLGQQLSSRDASIRLRAAKALADLGPTARAALPALNAALADPDGDVRRTVIGALRRIDPNGRPSDDLVRAIATDLVDPDPGIRLLAARALARLGPFAAVAAQDLALVRSDPDPDVRRAVTEALFRVSLPPPQP
- a CDS encoding flagellar motor protein MotB, with protein sequence MAKGGGGSWKVAYADFVTAMMAFFLVMWIGAQDVKVRQSVANYFVDPSGVSKAPKSGGIHEIPSPGPVAGESKVNTGAGTRAPGGETPSPATAAVLSWIRSDTKRMAYWKQQAERCRQAAATKDVKNQTKTPEEVATQQLATLLATEIQAAIPKDMPDVYKDLLFGSFKEINWNQVAEDVMLT